A portion of the Candidatus Abyssobacteria bacterium SURF_5 genome contains these proteins:
- a CDS encoding radical SAM protein: MTSKNLSNSVHEALSCELLVTTFCNMSCTYCLARHMNPAHMDEELGKAAIDMFMFLSEGAKTLDITFTGGEPLLNLPLIRKLSHYAKIKAEKAGAEIGFVLKTNGIILDHQIMDFLKSLNFKVVISVDGLPQTHDIYRKDRNGEATQKKVVSNLKDLIAKGASYVASITVHPNCASALLTNVLYLHESGIKQIDIGPVYGTAEWTEETISELVTSILNIAAYTWKVNKNKSILEIGPLYKNSEHVGGGLSDSWGCGAGFTNLAFLPNGQITGCSALAYLAPNFPWLILGHLNNGLDDSALKHFLVHSLDNIENRPRCAGCKTAPNCTGGCLAINLSTTESALLPPSIYCRMISTIPTAWNVAWGGRFEEAKNEVPPVFWTGR, from the coding sequence ATGACATCTAAGAACTTGTCAAATTCAGTTCATGAAGCCTTGTCTTGTGAGCTTTTGGTTACCACATTTTGCAACATGTCTTGTACTTACTGCCTCGCTCGGCACATGAATCCGGCCCATATGGATGAAGAACTCGGGAAAGCGGCTATTGACATGTTCATGTTTCTTAGTGAGGGTGCTAAGACGCTAGACATCACTTTTACGGGAGGAGAACCGCTCCTCAATCTCCCCCTAATCAGGAAGCTGTCTCATTATGCAAAGATAAAAGCCGAAAAAGCCGGGGCAGAGATAGGATTTGTATTAAAGACGAATGGAATTATTCTGGATCACCAAATCATGGACTTCTTAAAAAGTCTAAATTTCAAAGTTGTCATCAGTGTGGACGGTCTTCCTCAGACGCATGACATTTATCGGAAGGACCGCAATGGAGAAGCAACACAGAAAAAAGTTGTCTCTAATCTCAAGGACCTCATAGCGAAAGGCGCTTCGTATGTTGCTAGTATCACTGTGCATCCGAATTGCGCAAGCGCTCTCTTGACTAATGTTCTCTACCTGCACGAGTCGGGAATTAAACAAATCGACATAGGTCCGGTCTACGGTACTGCCGAATGGACTGAGGAGACAATCTCGGAATTGGTAACTTCTATCCTGAACATCGCTGCTTACACGTGGAAGGTGAACAAGAACAAAAGCATTCTTGAAATTGGACCGCTCTACAAAAATTCCGAGCACGTAGGGGGAGGGCTTTCTGATTCTTGGGGGTGTGGTGCGGGATTTACGAATCTTGCTTTTCTGCCGAATGGGCAAATTACAGGTTGTAGCGCATTAGCTTATCTTGCTCCAAATTTTCCTTGGCTTATTTTAGGACATCTTAATAATGGTCTCGATGATTCAGCACTCAAACATTTCCTCGTACATTCTTTGGACAATATTGAAAATCGACCTCGATGCGCAGGCTGCAAAACCGCCCCTAACTGTACTGGCGGATGTCTTGCGATTAATCTCTCGACAACTGAATCCGCGCTTTTACCGCCTTCTATATACTGTCGAATGATTTCAACAATCCCAACCGCATGGAATGTAGCTTGGGGAGGCAGGTTTGAAGAAGCTAAAAATGAAGTTCCCCCCGTTTTTTGGACAGGTAGGTAA
- a CDS encoding transposase: MAKKRRKHSDEFKARVALEAVRGVKTLSELSSTYGVHPTVIAQWKRQLLDGAAGVFSRANGTNGRSEEEISAPLYEEIGRLKVELDWLKKKL, from the coding sequence ATGGCGAAGAAGCGGAGAAAGCACAGCGACGAGTTCAAAGCGAGAGTGGCGTTGGAAGCAGTTCGAGGGGTGAAGACGCTGAGCGAATTGAGCTCCACCTATGGCGTGCACCCGACGGTGATCGCGCAGTGGAAGCGGCAACTCCTTGATGGCGCAGCCGGAGTTTTCAGCCGGGCAAATGGCACGAACGGCAGAAGCGAAGAAGAGATCAGCGCGCCCTTGTACGAGGAGATCGGGCGCCTGAAAGTAGAATTGGACTGGCTCAAAAAAAAGCTCTAA
- a CDS encoding transposase has translation MQGALVGLSRSSYYHEPPSGIESEENLALMRVIDELYLKRPFYGAPRMTHWLMEIGYRVNHKRVERLTRLWGLSRRWRDPWATYESSTPGASGVSIPASAVGPCETTWSPSL, from the coding sequence ATGCAGGGCGCTCTGGTCGGCCTCTCTCGTTCCAGCTATTATCACGAGCCGCCGTCGGGAATCGAGAGCGAAGAGAATCTCGCGTTGATGCGAGTGATCGACGAGTTGTATCTCAAGCGGCCGTTCTACGGAGCGCCGCGGATGACTCACTGGCTCATGGAAATCGGGTACCGGGTCAACCACAAGCGCGTGGAGCGGCTGACGCGCTTGTGGGGGCTGTCCCGCCGTTGGAGGGATCCCTGGGCCACATACGAGTCGTCCACACCCGGAGCATCTGGTGTATCCATACCTGCTAGTGCTGTGGGACCTTGTGAAACCACCTGGTCTCCAAGCTTGTAA